The genomic region GCCAGGCCGACGTCGACGCGGCCGTCGCCGTCGCCCGGGAGCGCTACGGCCGGCTCGACACGGCCGTCGCCGCCGCCGGCATCATCGCCGGCGGGCCCCCGATCTGGCAGACCGACGACGACTCCTGGCAGACACTGCTCGCCGTGAACCTCACGGGTGTGTTCCACGTCATCCGGGCGGCGGTCCCGGCACTGCTCGAGGCGCCCGCCGGGCGGTTCGTCGCGGTCGCCTCTGCGGCGGGAACCCGGCCGCTGGCCCGCCTGGCCGCCTACTCCGCCGGCAAGCACGGCGTCGTCGGGCTCGTGCGCAGCCTCGCCGCGGACCTCGCCGGTACGGCGGTGACGGCGAACGTCGTCTGCCCCGGCTCGATGGACACCACCATGCTGGCCGAGTCCGCGAAGATCTACGATCTGCCCGACGCGGGGGAGTTCGCCGGCCATGCCTACCTGCGCCGGCTGCTGCGACCCGAGGAGGTCGCCGCCGCGGTGGCCTTTCTGTGCTCACCCGCGGCGAGCGGGATGACCGGCTCCGTGCTGGCTGCGGACGGCGGCTTCACCGGCTGACCGGCTGACGGGACATGTCAGTCTGGCCAGCCGTAGCGTTCCGGCGCCAGGACGAAGGCGGCGGCTCCCCGCAGCGCGACGCCGGCCGGATCGTCGCTGCGCCCGATGCGCATCCGCCGGACGAAGGCCAGACCGGCATGGCGCTCGAAGCCGGCGAGCAGGGCGTCCCAGAAGATCGGCCCGGACTGCGCGAAGCCGCCGGCCACGACGGCCGCCTCCAGGTCGAGCAGGCTCGCGCTGGCGGCGAGCCCCGCGCCGACGGCGGTCCCGGCTCGGGCGAGCTCGCGGCGGGCGATCTCGTCACCGGCCGCGGCCGCGGCGGCGAGGGTGTGACCGTCGGCCGGCTGACCGGCGGGGGGAGCCCACCCGGCCGCCCGGGCCCGGTGCACCGTCCGCGGACCGGACGCGAGCGCCTCGACGCAGCCCCGACCGCCGCACGGGCAGTCCGGTCCGTCCACGTCCACGACGACGTGACCGATGTGGCCGGCGTTGCCGGAGGTGCCGTGGAACAGCCGGTCCCCCAGCACCAGCCCGCCGCCGACGCCGGTCGAGACGGTCACCGCGAGCAGGTTGCGCACGCCCCGCCCCGCCCCGGCCCAGTGCTCGCCGGCGACGAGCGCGACGCCGTCGTTGTGGACCAGCACGGGCCGCTCGGGGAACAGCTCGCGCAGCCGCGCGCGCAGCGGGAACCCCCGCCAGGCCGGGATGTTCAGCGGCGACACCTCGCCCGCCGGCCATTGCATCGGGCCCGCGCACCCGCAGCCGACCCCGGCTACCGCGTCCGCCGCGACCCCGGCGGATGCCAGCGCCGCGTTGACGCACTCCCGCAACGCGCCGAAGACCTCCTCGGCCGCCCTGCCCCGACCCGGCCCGGCTCCGGCCGGCTCGGCTCCGGCCGGCTCGGATTCGGGCGGCTCGGATTCGGGCGGCTCGGATTCCGACGGCTCAGGCCCGGACGGACGGTGAGCAGGCACGGGACGGCGGGCGGTGGCACGGATCGTGCCGTCGGCGTCGACGACCGCCGCTGCGATCTTGGTGCCGCCGACGTCCACGGCCAGCGCGGGCCCGGCTCCGAGCTCGACCAGCGGTGCCGACGCCTCGACCCCGACGACCCCCCGTGGCCGCGACGACCCCGCCATGCCCCATCCCTCCGCTCGGCCCGTTCTCTCGACTGGCCGTCCTGCGACCCGATCCGCGGGCCCGTGGCCGTGGCCGTGGCCGTGGGCGTGGCCGTGGGCGTGGGCGTGGGCGTCCGGGCGAACAACAACGGCCGGGCTCCAGCCTCGTCGGGGACGGGTGGAGGCCCGGCCGTGCGGTCCGGGGAACCGGTCAGCCAGCCTTGCGCTTCTCGATCGCCTCGGTGAGCTGCGGGACGACGTTGAAAAGGTCGCCGACCAGCCCGTAGTCCGCGAACTCGAAGATCGGCGCCTCGGGGTCCTTGTTGACGGCGACGATCGTCTTGGACGTCTGCATCCCGGCCC from Frankia alni ACN14a harbors:
- a CDS encoding mycofactocin-coupled SDR family oxidoreductase yields the protein MTRGSGAPASSPSSVAPSSVAPAPVALITGAARGLGAAVAQALDAAGYRLVLADLAVPEPPTAGYPYATGRELDAVAARCRDAVAVRVDVRRQADVDAAVAVARERYGRLDTAVAAAGIIAGGPPIWQTDDDSWQTLLAVNLTGVFHVIRAAVPALLEAPAGRFVAVASAAGTRPLARLAAYSAGKHGVVGLVRSLAADLAGTAVTANVVCPGSMDTTMLAESAKIYDLPDAGEFAGHAYLRRLLRPEEVAAAVAFLCSPAASGMTGSVLAADGGFTG
- a CDS encoding ROK family protein, with product MAGSSRPRGVVGVEASAPLVELGAGPALAVDVGGTKIAAAVVDADGTIRATARRPVPAHRPSGPEPSESEPPESEPPESEPAGAEPAGAGPGRGRAAEEVFGALRECVNAALASAGVAADAVAGVGCGCAGPMQWPAGEVSPLNIPAWRGFPLRARLRELFPERPVLVHNDGVALVAGEHWAGAGRGVRNLLAVTVSTGVGGGLVLGDRLFHGTSGNAGHIGHVVVDVDGPDCPCGGRGCVEALASGPRTVHRARAAGWAPPAGQPADGHTLAAAAAAGDEIARRELARAGTAVGAGLAASASLLDLEAAVVAGGFAQSGPIFWDALLAGFERHAGLAFVRRMRIGRSDDPAGVALRGAAAFVLAPERYGWPD